The proteins below come from a single Mycolicibacterium sp. TY81 genomic window:
- a CDS encoding MbtH family protein: MSTNPFDDDNGSFFVLINDEEQHSLWPTFADVPAGWRVVFGEADRASCLEYIEREWTDIRPKSLRDRLAVGQQL, encoded by the coding sequence ATGAGCACCAACCCGTTCGATGACGACAATGGATCTTTCTTCGTGCTGATCAACGACGAGGAACAGCACAGCCTGTGGCCGACATTTGCTGATGTGCCGGCGGGCTGGCGGGTGGTCTTCGGCGAGGCCGACCGTGCCTCGTGCCTGGAGTACATCGAACGGGAGTGGACGGACATCCGGCCGAAGAGTTTGCGGGACCGGCTGGCGGTGGGTCAGCAGCTCTGA
- the recR gene encoding recombination mediator RecR translates to MFEGPVQDLIDELGKLPGIGPKSAQRIAFHLLSVEPPDIDRLTAVLNRVRDGVKFCAVCGNVSDDDRCRICSDPRRDGSLVCVVEEPKDVQAVERTREFRGRYHVLGGALDPLSGVGPEQLRIRELLNRIGQRVDGVDIVEVIIATDPNTEGEATATYLVRMLRDIPGLTVTRIASGLPMGGDLEFADELTLGRALAGRRAMV, encoded by the coding sequence GTGTTTGAAGGACCCGTACAAGATTTGATCGACGAGCTCGGCAAGCTGCCGGGTATCGGGCCGAAGAGTGCCCAGCGCATCGCGTTCCACCTGCTGTCGGTGGAGCCGCCGGACATCGACCGGCTGACCGCGGTGCTGAACCGGGTGCGCGACGGCGTCAAGTTCTGTGCGGTGTGCGGCAACGTGTCCGATGACGACCGCTGCCGCATCTGCAGTGACCCGCGTCGCGACGGTTCCCTGGTGTGTGTCGTCGAGGAGCCGAAGGACGTCCAGGCGGTGGAGCGCACCCGCGAATTCCGCGGGCGCTATCACGTCCTGGGCGGCGCGCTGGATCCGCTGTCCGGCGTCGGGCCGGAACAACTGCGAATTCGCGAGCTGCTCAACCGGATTGGGCAGCGGGTCGACGGGGTTGACATCGTCGAGGTGATCATCGCGACCGACCCCAACACCGAGGGCGAGGCCACTGCCACGTACCTGGTGCGCATGCTGCGGGACATCCCGGGGCTGACGGTGACGCGCATCGCGTCGGGTCTGCCGATGGGTGGCGACCTCGAGTTCGCCGACGAGCTGACGCTGGGCCGGGCCCTGGCCGGCCGCCGCGCCATGGTCTGA
- a CDS encoding S1C family serine protease, with protein sequence MGGFRFCRRLGTAAAAAAVAVATISLAPVTHADPSPAAAAVEPATARVDTVINYQHAIGAGTGFVLDSGGALLTNFHVVQGADKVTATIGGRPYRADLVGYDRHRDIAVLQLRGAADLPVAPLGDSSAVAVGDEVVALGNADGSGNSLTHEAGHVIGLNRTITAKDELTGSSEQVTGLIQFAAPVRAGDSGGPLVSADGRVVGMTVAATLNFHMGPGGEGFAIPINEALATAAQIRAGAASNNIHIGQPTLLGVGVGGTDEHSQLPGVLIRDVISGGPAQIAGMVPGDVLVSIDAVTVSSASALTSVLDRHYPGDVVELFWIDRAGQQHTAKAVLTS encoded by the coding sequence ATGGGCGGGTTCCGCTTCTGCCGTCGGCTCGGCACCGCGGCCGCCGCGGCAGCCGTTGCCGTGGCCACCATCAGCCTCGCACCCGTCACCCACGCTGACCCGTCCCCGGCCGCAGCCGCCGTCGAACCCGCGACCGCGCGCGTCGACACCGTCATCAACTACCAGCACGCCATCGGTGCCGGTACCGGCTTCGTCCTGGACTCGGGCGGCGCGCTGCTGACCAACTTCCACGTCGTACAGGGCGCCGACAAGGTGACCGCGACCATCGGTGGCCGGCCATACCGCGCTGACCTGGTCGGCTACGACCGCCACCGCGACATCGCCGTGCTGCAGCTGCGCGGCGCGGCCGACCTGCCGGTCGCCCCGCTGGGCGACTCGTCGGCGGTGGCCGTCGGCGACGAGGTCGTCGCACTGGGCAACGCCGACGGCAGTGGCAACTCACTGACTCACGAGGCCGGTCACGTCATCGGGCTGAACCGCACCATCACCGCCAAGGACGAGTTGACGGGCAGTTCCGAGCAGGTGACGGGCCTGATCCAGTTCGCGGCCCCGGTCCGTGCCGGCGATTCGGGCGGCCCGCTGGTCTCCGCCGACGGCCGGGTGGTCGGGATGACGGTCGCGGCGACGCTGAACTTCCACATGGGCCCGGGTGGCGAGGGCTTCGCCATCCCGATCAACGAGGCGCTGGCGACGGCCGCGCAGATCCGGGCCGGCGCGGCGTCGAACAACATCCACATCGGGCAGCCCACGCTGCTCGGCGTCGGCGTCGGCGGCACCGACGAGCACTCGCAGCTGCCCGGTGTGCTCATCCGCGACGTGATCAGCGGCGGCCCCGCGCAAATCGCCGGGATGGTCCCGGGTGACGTGCTGGTGAGCATCGACGCCGTCACGGTGAGCTCGGCGAGTGCGCTCACCAGCGTGCTGGACCGGCACTACCCCGGCGACGTCGTCGAGCTGTTCTGGATCGACCGCGCGGGCCAGCAGCACACCGCCAAGGCCGTGCTGACGTCCTGA
- a CDS encoding class I SAM-dependent methyltransferase — MMTTDDRGTADGKLTLAEVLETFSSGRLPLKFEAYDGSSAGPEDAELGLSLLTPRGTTYLATAPGDLGLARAYVAGDLAALGVHPGDPYELLKALADKVEFKRPPIRVLANIVRSIGFEHLLPIAPPPQEALPRWRRMAEGLRHSRIRDAEAIHHHYDVSNAFYERVLGPSMTYTCACYPRPDATLEEAQENKYRLVFDKLRLQPGDRLLDVGCGWGGMVRYAARHGVQATGVTLSAEQAGWAQRAIADEGLADLARVVHGDYRDVREGNFDAVSSIGLTEHIGVANYPAYFRFLHDRLRPGGLLLNHCITRPHNRAGNIGGFIDRYVFPDGELTGSGRIIATAQDVGLEVLHEENLRPHYALTLRDWCANLVRNWDEAVAEVGLATAKVWGMYMAGSRVGFETNVVQLHQVLAVKLDEHGANGGLPLRPWWTP, encoded by the coding sequence ATGATGACAACTGACGACCGGGGCACGGCCGACGGCAAGCTCACCTTGGCCGAGGTCCTGGAGACCTTCTCGAGTGGTCGGCTCCCCCTGAAATTCGAGGCGTACGACGGCAGTTCGGCCGGCCCCGAAGACGCCGAACTGGGGCTGAGCCTGCTGACTCCGCGCGGCACCACCTACCTGGCGACCGCGCCGGGCGACCTGGGTCTCGCGCGCGCCTACGTCGCAGGCGATCTCGCGGCGCTCGGAGTGCATCCGGGCGACCCCTACGAACTGCTCAAGGCGCTGGCCGACAAGGTGGAATTCAAGCGTCCGCCGATCCGGGTGCTGGCGAACATCGTGCGGTCCATCGGATTCGAACACCTGCTGCCGATCGCCCCGCCCCCGCAGGAGGCGCTGCCGAGATGGCGCCGGATGGCAGAAGGGCTGCGGCACAGCCGAATCCGGGATGCCGAGGCCATCCATCACCACTACGACGTCTCCAACGCGTTCTACGAACGGGTGCTCGGGCCGTCGATGACGTACACCTGCGCCTGCTACCCGCGGCCCGACGCCACGCTCGAGGAAGCCCAGGAGAACAAGTACCGGCTGGTGTTCGACAAGCTGCGCCTGCAGCCCGGCGACCGGCTGCTCGACGTCGGCTGCGGCTGGGGTGGCATGGTCCGGTACGCCGCCCGGCACGGTGTGCAGGCCACCGGTGTCACGCTGTCGGCGGAGCAGGCCGGCTGGGCGCAGCGCGCCATCGCCGACGAAGGCCTGGCCGATCTCGCCCGCGTCGTGCACGGCGACTACCGCGATGTGCGGGAAGGAAATTTCGACGCGGTGTCCTCGATCGGTCTGACCGAGCACATCGGTGTCGCCAACTACCCGGCCTACTTCCGGTTCCTACACGACCGGCTGCGCCCCGGCGGACTGCTGCTCAACCACTGCATCACCCGGCCGCACAACCGCGCCGGGAACATCGGCGGGTTCATCGACCGCTACGTCTTCCCCGACGGAGAGCTGACCGGCTCGGGGCGGATCATCGCCACCGCCCAGGATGTCGGGCTGGAGGTGCTGCACGAGGAGAACCTGCGCCCGCATTACGCCCTGACGCTGCGCGACTGGTGCGCCAACCTGGTGCGGAACTGGGACGAAGCGGTCGCCGAGGTCGGCCTGGCCACGGCCAAGGTCTGGGGCATGTACATGGCCGGTTCCCGCGTGGGATTCGAGACCAATGTCGTTCAGCTGCACCAGGTCCTGGCCGTCAAACTCGACGAGCACGGGGCCAACGGCGGGCTGCCGCTGCGGCCCTGGTGGACGCCCTGA
- a CDS encoding oxygenase MpaB family protein: MSLPIPARHPDRPQPVPAAIGSFATVLAIGKPDATQWQRLGERLNVGDEPMDALVAWMSEQGTKQLRPLFDRALTDGIATVPEAPEPLRRFFEEVEATPDWVDPEALRIGQRTLRRGGADGMYIARDVALLGGYQFSGFNQTLLRTGALEKGSNQRFAETMQWALDVIDAGGLEKFGSGYRSTVRVRFVHAMVRRHVQAMPDWRAEQWGLPVNQTDMAATLVGALIAPVLGGLAMGIVATPAELSAIAHLTRYVGWLMGVQDEWLPRSFRDSVRILYHTSTALAVSDETTKQLSVPMARDPLSWHYRGATGLRRRLAWAQHLSVTTAFLGPRVMRTLGLPSYMPPWYPVLRIPVNGVRSIAALVLPGGSDRAADRGLREQKALLRTMIGGDEATIGASASHLRGVA; the protein is encoded by the coding sequence ATGTCCCTGCCGATCCCGGCACGTCATCCCGACCGGCCGCAACCGGTACCTGCGGCGATCGGTTCGTTCGCCACCGTGCTGGCCATCGGGAAGCCCGACGCCACGCAGTGGCAGCGGCTGGGCGAGCGCCTCAATGTCGGCGACGAACCCATGGATGCCCTGGTCGCCTGGATGTCGGAGCAGGGCACGAAGCAGCTGCGGCCGCTGTTCGACCGCGCGCTCACCGACGGCATCGCCACCGTTCCGGAGGCGCCGGAGCCGCTGCGCCGGTTCTTCGAAGAGGTCGAGGCGACCCCGGACTGGGTCGACCCTGAAGCGCTGCGGATCGGACAGCGCACGTTGCGCCGGGGCGGTGCCGACGGCATGTACATCGCCCGGGACGTCGCGCTGCTGGGCGGCTACCAGTTCTCCGGTTTCAACCAGACCCTGCTGCGCACCGGCGCCCTGGAAAAGGGCTCCAACCAGCGGTTCGCCGAAACCATGCAGTGGGCGCTCGACGTGATCGACGCCGGCGGGCTGGAGAAGTTCGGTTCCGGATACCGGTCCACCGTCCGCGTCCGCTTCGTACACGCCATGGTGCGACGGCATGTGCAGGCGATGCCGGACTGGCGTGCCGAGCAGTGGGGCCTGCCGGTCAATCAGACCGACATGGCGGCCACGCTGGTGGGCGCCCTGATCGCGCCGGTTCTCGGTGGCCTGGCCATGGGCATCGTGGCCACACCCGCCGAGTTGAGCGCCATCGCGCACCTCACGCGCTACGTCGGCTGGTTGATGGGCGTGCAGGACGAGTGGCTGCCACGGTCCTTCCGGGACAGCGTCCGCATCCTCTATCACACGTCCACCGCACTGGCGGTCTCCGACGAGACCACCAAACAGCTGTCGGTACCGATGGCGCGTGACCCGCTGAGCTGGCATTACCGCGGTGCGACGGGCCTCCGCCGGCGGCTGGCGTGGGCGCAGCACCTGTCGGTGACGACGGCCTTCCTGGGCCCGCGGGTGATGCGCACGCTGGGGCTGCCGTCCTACATGCCGCCGTGGTACCCGGTGCTCCGTATCCCCGTCAACGGCGTGCGCAGCATCGCGGCGCTGGTGCTGCCGGGCGGTTCGGACCGCGCGGCAGACCGCGGGCTACGCGAGCAGAAAGCCCTGCTGCGCACCATGATCGGCGGGGATGAGGCGACCATCGGGGCGTCGGCGTCCCACCTGCGCGGGGTGGCGTGA
- a CDS encoding SRPBCC family protein — MGQVSASSTVLILAEPEKVLAAVADYQTVRPKILSSNYSGYQVLEGGQGAGTVATWKLQATKKRSREVKATVDVAGKSVIEKDANSSMVTTWTVAPAGTGSTVTVKTAWQGAGGIGGFFEKTFAPLGLRKIQDEVLGNLKKVVEG; from the coding sequence ATGGGACAGGTCAGTGCGTCCAGCACCGTGTTGATTCTCGCCGAGCCGGAGAAGGTGCTTGCAGCAGTCGCCGACTACCAGACGGTGCGCCCGAAGATCCTCTCGTCGAACTACAGCGGCTACCAGGTGCTCGAAGGCGGACAGGGCGCCGGCACCGTCGCCACCTGGAAGCTGCAGGCCACAAAGAAGCGCTCGCGTGAGGTCAAGGCCACGGTCGACGTCGCCGGCAAGAGCGTCATCGAGAAGGACGCCAACTCGTCGATGGTGACCACGTGGACCGTCGCCCCGGCGGGCACCGGCTCGACCGTCACCGTCAAGACCGCGTGGCAGGGCGCCGGCGGTATCGGGGGCTTCTTCGAGAAGACCTTCGCGCCGCTGGGCCTGCGCAAGATTCAGGACGAGGTGCTGGGGAACCTGAAGAAGGTCGTCGAAGGCTAG
- a CDS encoding DNA polymerase III subunits gamma/tau, translated as MALYRKYRPASFAEVVGQEHVTEPLCNALESGRINHAYLFSGPRGCGKTSSARILARSLNCEQGPTANPCGECHSCVALAPNGPGNIDVVELDAASHGGVDDTRELRDRAFYAPAQSRYRIFIIDEAHMVTNAGFNALLKIVEEPPEHLIFVFATTEPEKVLPTIRSRTHHYPFRLLPPKTMRGLLEKICAQEDVQVDDAVYPLVIRAGGGSPRDTLSVLDQLLAGAEQNRVVYQRALSLLGATDLALIDRAVDALAAGDGAALFGAVESVIDAGHDPRRFGTDLLERFRDLIVLQVVPDAAARGVVDAPDDVMERMRDQAAQIGTATLTRYAEVMHAGLGEMRGATAPRLLLEVVCARLLLPSASDTEAALLQRIERIETRMNVSIPASEGGAVAAPRPAPVAAPVPAPAAESFAEAPSAPPAPSGSAGNRQFTRRSQAPQSVSAPEPEPTPPPAPPAPRPEPRPAPEPAPVQRETSPEPVAPPAAAPAAAAPVQPAAATPGEPDAAAVRAMWTTVREKVRMRSRSLEAMLMEATVRGIEADTLVLAHPAPPLARRLSEQHNADVIREALKDALGVNWRVRCDAGAAPAGAAGGPSAGSAPAAAAPRPAAPTPEQQAAVERAEEEDMLADAANDRGTDVPRRDPEEVALELLKSELGARPIGE; from the coding sequence GTGGCTCTCTACCGCAAGTACCGACCGGCAAGTTTCGCTGAGGTAGTCGGGCAGGAGCATGTCACCGAGCCGCTGTGCAACGCGCTGGAATCGGGCCGCATCAACCACGCCTACCTGTTCTCCGGGCCGCGCGGCTGCGGCAAGACGTCGTCGGCGCGCATCCTGGCCCGCTCACTGAACTGCGAACAGGGGCCGACGGCCAATCCGTGCGGCGAATGCCATTCGTGCGTGGCGCTGGCGCCCAACGGGCCGGGCAACATCGACGTCGTCGAACTCGACGCCGCCAGCCACGGTGGTGTCGACGACACCCGCGAACTCCGTGACCGGGCGTTCTACGCGCCGGCGCAGTCGCGGTACCGCATCTTCATCATCGACGAAGCGCACATGGTCACCAATGCCGGTTTCAACGCGCTGCTGAAGATCGTCGAGGAGCCGCCGGAGCACCTGATCTTCGTGTTCGCCACCACGGAGCCGGAGAAGGTGCTGCCGACCATCCGGTCGCGTACCCATCACTACCCGTTCCGGCTGCTGCCGCCGAAGACCATGCGCGGCCTGCTGGAGAAGATCTGCGCGCAAGAAGACGTGCAGGTCGACGATGCGGTGTACCCGCTGGTCATCCGGGCCGGTGGAGGCTCGCCGCGTGACACGTTGTCGGTGCTCGACCAGCTGCTGGCCGGGGCCGAGCAGAACCGCGTCGTGTACCAGCGGGCGCTGTCGCTGCTCGGCGCCACCGACCTCGCGCTGATCGACCGCGCCGTCGACGCGCTGGCCGCCGGCGACGGCGCGGCGCTCTTCGGGGCTGTGGAGTCGGTGATCGACGCCGGGCACGACCCACGCCGGTTCGGCACCGACCTGCTGGAGCGCTTCCGGGATCTGATTGTCCTGCAGGTGGTTCCGGACGCCGCGGCCCGCGGTGTGGTCGACGCGCCGGACGACGTCATGGAGCGCATGCGGGACCAGGCCGCGCAGATCGGCACCGCGACGCTGACGCGGTACGCCGAGGTGATGCACGCCGGGCTCGGGGAGATGCGCGGCGCGACGGCACCGCGGCTGCTGCTCGAAGTGGTGTGCGCCCGGCTGCTGCTGCCGTCGGCCAGTGACACCGAAGCCGCTCTGCTGCAACGCATCGAGCGCATCGAGACCCGGATGAACGTGTCGATCCCGGCTTCGGAGGGCGGGGCCGTTGCTGCCCCGCGTCCCGCTCCGGTGGCGGCCCCGGTCCCGGCACCGGCCGCCGAGTCGTTCGCGGAGGCCCCGAGCGCTCCGCCGGCTCCGTCGGGTTCGGCAGGAAATCGGCAGTTCACGCGGAGAAGTCAAGCCCCGCAATCGGTTTCGGCACCCGAACCGGAGCCGACACCGCCGCCCGCACCTCCGGCGCCGCGGCCCGAACCGCGTCCGGCGCCCGAACCGGCGCCGGTTCAACGTGAAACATCACCTGAACCCGTCGCCCCGCCGGCTGCCGCACCGGCAGCGGCGGCGCCCGTGCAGCCGGCCGCCGCGACACCCGGTGAGCCCGATGCCGCCGCCGTGCGCGCCATGTGGACGACGGTGCGCGAGAAGGTCCGCATGCGCAGCCGCTCGCTGGAAGCCATGCTCATGGAGGCGACGGTCCGCGGTATCGAGGCGGACACTTTGGTGTTGGCGCACCCGGCCCCGCCGCTGGCGAGGCGCCTCAGCGAGCAGCACAACGCCGACGTCATCCGCGAGGCGCTCAAGGATGCCCTCGGGGTGAACTGGCGGGTGCGGTGCGACGCCGGTGCGGCACCTGCGGGTGCGGCCGGGGGCCCGTCGGCCGGTTCCGCGCCCGCGGCGGCAGCCCCGCGTCCGGCGGCCCCGACGCCCGAGCAGCAGGCCGCCGTGGAGCGGGCCGAAGAAGAGGACATGCTGGCCGACGCCGCCAACGACCGCGGCACGGACGTGCCCCGCCGCGACCCCGAAGAGGTGGCGCTCGAACTGCTCAAGAGCGAGCTGGGCGCCCGCCCCATCGGGGAGTGA
- a CDS encoding YbaB/EbfC family nucleoid-associated protein translates to MQPGGQPDMSALLAQAQQMQQQLMAAQESLATSSVTGQAGGGLVKVTMMGSGEITALTIDPKVVDPDDIETLQDLIVGALGDASEQVTLMAQQRLGPLAGGMQGMGLPGF, encoded by the coding sequence ATGCAACCCGGTGGCCAGCCCGATATGTCCGCGCTGCTCGCTCAGGCGCAGCAGATGCAGCAGCAGCTCATGGCGGCGCAGGAGTCCCTGGCCACCTCGTCGGTGACCGGTCAGGCCGGTGGCGGTCTGGTCAAGGTCACCATGATGGGCAGCGGTGAGATCACCGCGCTCACCATCGACCCGAAGGTCGTCGACCCCGACGACATCGAGACGCTGCAGGACCTCATCGTGGGTGCCCTGGGTGACGCCTCGGAGCAGGTGACGCTGATGGCGCAGCAGCGCCTGGGCCCGCTGGCCGGTGGCATGCAGGGCATGGGCCTGCCCGGGTTCTGA
- a CDS encoding aminotransferase class I/II-fold pyridoxal phosphate-dependent enzyme, with product MSFLSLGRDELQAQHDLQQRNYAELQARNLALDLTRGKPSAEQLDLSNAMLSLPGDTPGSYLDGNGTDTRNYGGLHGLPELRAIFGELLGLPVQNLIAGNNASLELMHDVIVFSLLHGGVDSPRPWVQEPALKFLCPSPGYDRHFAITESFGIEMIPVPMLEDGPDVDLIEELVAADPAIKGMWCVPVFGNPTGVTYSWEATRRLVQMQTAAPDFRLFWDNAYAVHTLTHESVQNVDVVGLAATAGNPNRPYVFASTSKITFAGAGVSFFGGSLGNIAWYLQHAEKKTIGPDKVNQLRHVRFFGDADGVRLHMQRHQALMAPKFAAVAEILDDRLSASKIASWTDPKGGYFVSLDVWPGTAKRTVALAKDAGIAVTAAGASFPYKKDPEDKNIRIAPSFPPLPDLRLAIDGLATCALLAATEALLKG from the coding sequence GTGTCGTTTCTGTCCCTCGGCCGTGACGAATTGCAGGCCCAGCACGATCTGCAACAGCGCAATTACGCCGAACTGCAGGCCCGCAACCTGGCCCTCGACCTGACTCGCGGCAAGCCGTCGGCAGAACAGCTCGACCTGTCGAACGCCATGCTGAGCCTGCCGGGAGACACCCCCGGTTCCTACCTGGACGGCAACGGCACCGATACCCGCAACTACGGCGGTCTGCACGGCCTGCCCGAGCTGCGGGCCATCTTCGGTGAACTGCTCGGCCTGCCCGTGCAGAACCTGATCGCCGGCAACAACGCCAGCCTCGAGTTGATGCACGACGTCATCGTGTTCTCGCTGCTGCACGGCGGCGTCGATTCGCCGCGCCCCTGGGTGCAAGAACCCGCCCTGAAGTTCCTGTGTCCGTCGCCCGGCTACGACCGGCACTTCGCGATCACCGAGAGCTTCGGCATCGAGATGATCCCGGTCCCGATGCTCGAGGACGGCCCCGACGTCGACCTCATCGAAGAACTCGTCGCCGCCGACCCGGCGATCAAGGGCATGTGGTGCGTGCCGGTCTTCGGTAACCCGACCGGCGTCACCTACTCGTGGGAGGCCACTCGCCGGCTGGTGCAGATGCAGACGGCGGCACCGGACTTCCGGCTGTTCTGGGACAACGCCTACGCCGTGCACACGCTGACGCACGAGTCGGTCCAGAACGTCGACGTCGTCGGCCTGGCCGCCACCGCGGGCAACCCGAACCGGCCGTACGTCTTCGCCTCGACGTCCAAGATCACCTTCGCCGGCGCCGGCGTCAGCTTCTTCGGTGGCTCGCTCGGCAACATCGCCTGGTACCTGCAGCACGCCGAGAAGAAGACCATAGGCCCGGACAAGGTCAACCAGCTGCGGCACGTCCGGTTCTTCGGTGACGCCGACGGCGTGCGGCTGCACATGCAGCGGCACCAGGCGCTGATGGCGCCCAAGTTCGCGGCGGTCGCGGAGATTCTCGACGACCGGCTCAGCGCGTCGAAGATCGCATCGTGGACCGACCCCAAGGGCGGCTACTTCGTCAGCCTCGACGTGTGGCCGGGCACCGCGAAGCGGACCGTGGCGCTGGCCAAGGACGCCGGCATCGCGGTGACGGCGGCCGGGGCGTCGTTCCCGTACAAGAAGGACCCGGAGGACAAGAACATCCGGATCGCGCCTTCGTTCCCGCCGCTGCCGGACCTGCGCCTCGCCATCGACGGCCTGGCGACGTGCGCGCTGCTGGCCGCGACCGAGGCGCTGCTCAAGGGCTGA
- a CDS encoding DUF3887 domain-containing protein — protein sequence MWRGEQSKHQRRNTVAAAIAALGIGVTLGGAPVAAAADAPDQVAMTAIDDIAAGNYAAVTARFDPELQKRLSPKALQQVWDGYQRTFGAYQSHGGPEDTARGDLTVVNVPLQMDRMPGQFRVKIHPDGTIAGVYFLREGVPVP from the coding sequence ATGTGGCGGGGAGAACAGTCCAAGCATCAGCGTCGGAACACAGTGGCAGCCGCGATCGCGGCGCTCGGGATCGGCGTCACCCTCGGCGGGGCACCGGTCGCGGCAGCGGCCGACGCACCCGACCAGGTGGCGATGACGGCCATCGACGACATCGCCGCGGGCAACTACGCCGCCGTCACCGCGCGGTTCGATCCGGAGCTGCAGAAGCGGTTGTCCCCCAAGGCATTACAGCAGGTGTGGGACGGCTACCAGCGCACGTTCGGGGCGTACCAGTCGCACGGCGGCCCCGAGGACACCGCGCGCGGCGACCTCACCGTGGTGAACGTCCCGCTGCAGATGGACCGCATGCCCGGCCAGTTCCGGGTGAAGATCCATCCCGACGGCACCATCGCGGGCGTGTACTTCCTGCGCGAAGGCGTGCCGGTCCCCTGA
- a CDS encoding FAD-binding oxidoreductase, with amino-acid sequence MTAVAADATAAHAAAVERLLDSYRAIPQGATVRLAKPTSNLFRARTRTKTKGLDVSGLDGVLAVDTESRTADVQGMCTYETLVAATLPFGLAPLVVPQLKTITLGGAVTGLGIESTSFRNGLPHESVRELDILTGAGELVTASRDQHPDLFHAFPNSYGTLGYSVRLRIELEPVRPFVKLRHLRFHRLTDLVDELQRILDTGGHDGVPVDYLDGVVFGPDESYLCLGMKTGTDGPVSDYTGRHIYYRSIQHDSGERHDRLTTQDYLWRWDTDWFWCSAAFGAQRPLIRRLWPRRYRRSSVYWKLVGLDQRFHIADRIERRSILAPDQPLRERVVQDVEVPVERVVDFLDWFLVHVPITPIWLCPLRLRDETHWPLYPLQPHRNYVNVGFWSSVPAGPVAGETNRLIEHKVDECGGHKSLYSESFYSRADFDKRYGGAEYQKVKDVYDPESRLLGLYAKAVQRQ; translated from the coding sequence GTGACTGCTGTCGCGGCCGATGCGACGGCCGCCCACGCGGCGGCCGTCGAGCGACTCCTGGACAGCTATCGCGCCATCCCGCAGGGTGCGACGGTGCGGCTGGCGAAACCGACGTCGAACTTGTTCCGGGCGCGCACGCGCACCAAGACCAAGGGGCTCGACGTCTCGGGGCTGGACGGCGTGCTGGCCGTCGACACCGAGTCCCGAACCGCGGACGTCCAGGGCATGTGCACCTACGAGACGCTGGTCGCGGCGACACTGCCGTTCGGGTTGGCACCGCTGGTCGTACCGCAGCTCAAGACCATCACCCTCGGAGGCGCGGTCACCGGACTCGGCATCGAGTCGACGTCGTTCCGCAACGGCCTGCCGCATGAGTCCGTGCGGGAGCTCGACATCCTCACCGGCGCAGGCGAGCTGGTCACCGCCAGCCGCGACCAGCACCCCGACCTGTTCCACGCCTTCCCGAATTCCTATGGCACGCTGGGTTATTCAGTACGGCTGCGCATCGAGCTGGAGCCGGTGCGCCCTTTCGTCAAGCTGCGGCACCTGCGTTTTCACCGGCTGACCGACCTGGTCGACGAGCTGCAGCGCATCCTCGACACCGGCGGCCACGACGGCGTGCCGGTGGACTACCTCGACGGCGTCGTGTTCGGGCCCGACGAAAGCTATCTGTGCCTCGGCATGAAGACCGGGACCGACGGGCCAGTCAGCGACTACACCGGCCGGCACATCTACTACCGCTCCATCCAGCACGACTCCGGCGAGCGCCACGACCGGCTCACCACGCAGGACTATCTCTGGCGCTGGGACACCGACTGGTTCTGGTGTTCGGCGGCCTTCGGCGCGCAACGCCCACTCATCCGGCGGCTGTGGCCCCGCCGGTACCGGCGCAGCAGCGTCTACTGGAAGCTCGTCGGCCTCGACCAGCGCTTCCACATCGCCGACCGGATCGAGCGCCGCAGCATTCTGGCCCCGGACCAGCCGCTGCGTGAGCGCGTGGTGCAGGACGTCGAGGTGCCGGTCGAGCGCGTCGTCGACTTCCTCGACTGGTTCCTGGTGCACGTGCCCATCACTCCGATCTGGTTGTGCCCGTTGCGGTTACGCGACGAAACCCACTGGCCGCTGTATCCGCTCCAGCCCCACCGCAACTACGTCAACGTCGGGTTCTGGTCATCGGTCCCGGCCGGACCGGTCGCCGGTGAGACGAACCGGCTCATCGAGCACAAGGTCGACGAGTGCGGCGGCCACAAATCGCTGTACTCCGAGTCGTTCTACTCACGCGCGGATTTCGACAAGCGCTACGGCGGCGCGGAGTACCAGAAGGTCAAAGACGTTTACGACCCCGAATCGCGGCTACTAGGTCTCTATGCGAAGGCGGTACAGCGGCAATGA